In Microbacterium sp. AB, a single genomic region encodes these proteins:
- the hemC gene encoding hydroxymethylbilane synthase, with protein sequence MTTAPIRLGTRRSALAMAQSSQVARALERVSGRSVELVQIVSEGDASRASLSQLGGTGVFATRLRDALRADECDLLVHSLKDLPTADAPGLLLAATPERADARDVVLTRDGTALADLAPGATVGTGSPRRIAQVRGENPGVEVRDLRGNVDSRMRRVRDGELDAIVLAAAGLSRLGAEIDLVAEPRDLAAWPAAAGQGSLAVETRADADAELLETLRALDDPRTRFAVIVERAILAGVEAGCHAPVGVHAVIDDDELRVRAAVYGAQPGDEVVVDRAEPLAQEYIRPQGSGKGADAASRVAHERASGIGALVAGLLLDRGAAELISPSTAS encoded by the coding sequence GTGACGACGGCGCCCATCCGTCTCGGCACGCGCCGCAGCGCCCTCGCGATGGCTCAGTCGTCGCAGGTCGCCCGCGCGCTCGAACGCGTCTCGGGCCGCTCCGTCGAGCTCGTGCAGATCGTCTCGGAGGGCGACGCGTCCCGCGCCTCGCTCTCGCAGCTCGGCGGGACGGGGGTGTTCGCGACCCGGCTGCGCGATGCGCTGCGGGCGGACGAGTGCGACCTGCTCGTCCACTCGCTCAAGGACCTTCCCACGGCGGACGCCCCCGGCCTGCTGCTCGCGGCGACGCCGGAGCGGGCCGACGCCCGTGACGTCGTCCTCACGCGCGACGGCACCGCGCTCGCGGATCTCGCACCCGGCGCGACGGTCGGCACGGGTTCGCCGCGCCGCATCGCGCAGGTGCGCGGGGAGAACCCCGGCGTCGAGGTGCGCGACCTCCGCGGCAACGTCGACTCGCGCATGCGGCGCGTGCGCGACGGCGAGCTCGACGCCATCGTCCTGGCCGCCGCGGGGCTCTCGCGTCTCGGCGCGGAGATCGACCTGGTGGCCGAGCCGCGGGACCTCGCAGCCTGGCCGGCGGCGGCGGGACAGGGATCGCTCGCCGTCGAGACCCGGGCCGACGCCGACGCGGAGCTGCTCGAGACCCTCCGCGCCCTCGACGACCCCCGGACGAGATTCGCCGTGATCGTGGAGCGCGCGATCCTCGCCGGCGTCGAGGCCGGCTGCCACGCCCCCGTCGGCGTGCACGCCGTGATCGACGACGACGAGCTCCGCGTGAGGGCGGCCGTCTACGGCGCGCAGCCGGGCGACGAAGTCGTCGTCGACCGCGCCGAGCCCCTGGCGCAGGAGTATATTCGTCCCCAGGGCAGCGGCAAGGGTGCGGACGCTGCTTCGCGCGTCGCCCATGAGCGCGCGAGCGGGATCGGCGCCCTGGTCGCCGGTCTTCTGCTCGATCGCGGGGCGGCGGAGCTCATCTCCCCCTCGACCGCCTCATGA
- a CDS encoding uroporphyrinogen-III synthase produces MTGKPLAGWRVLVPRGGPWGDGVAARLRSDGAVPVIAPLINFAPTEDTAALEQALRDLADGAFDWVTATSATTVDVLYAYGAAIPAGTKVAAVGETTAAALQAVGYAVDLIPDTDNSAAGLARQLLALEPEPRRILTLRSEIAKPVLTDALTAAGHDVHSVVAYRTVGVPAPERAHRDVLNGRINAILVTSGSVAQQVREQFPDIPDQTIIAAIGPRTARDADAAGLPIHVVAAKQTIDSLIDALADIPVPPETPEARAVPPTTPTEVIQVVEENEARR; encoded by the coding sequence ATGACCGGAAAGCCCCTCGCCGGATGGCGCGTGCTCGTGCCGCGCGGCGGCCCATGGGGCGACGGCGTCGCGGCGCGTCTGCGGTCGGACGGCGCGGTGCCCGTCATCGCCCCGCTCATCAACTTCGCGCCGACCGAGGACACCGCCGCGCTCGAGCAGGCGCTGCGCGACCTCGCGGACGGCGCCTTCGACTGGGTCACGGCGACGAGCGCGACGACGGTCGACGTCCTCTACGCGTACGGAGCGGCCATCCCGGCCGGGACGAAGGTCGCCGCGGTCGGCGAGACGACCGCGGCCGCCCTCCAGGCCGTCGGCTACGCCGTCGACCTCATCCCCGACACCGACAACTCCGCGGCCGGGCTCGCGCGGCAGCTGCTGGCCCTCGAGCCGGAGCCGAGGCGCATCCTCACGCTGCGCAGCGAGATCGCCAAGCCCGTCCTCACCGACGCGCTGACCGCCGCGGGCCATGACGTGCACAGCGTCGTCGCCTACCGGACGGTCGGCGTCCCCGCTCCCGAGCGCGCGCATCGGGACGTCCTCAACGGACGCATCAACGCGATCCTCGTCACGAGCGGATCCGTCGCCCAGCAGGTGCGCGAGCAGTTCCCCGACATCCCCGATCAGACGATCATCGCCGCGATCGGCCCCCGCACCGCACGGGACGCGGACGCGGCCGGGCTCCCGATCCACGTCGTCGCCGCCAAGCAGACCATCGACTCCCTCATCGACGCGCTCGCGGACATCCCCGTGCCGCCGGAGACGCCGGAGGCCCGCGCCGTGCCTCCCACGACCCCGACCGAGGTCATCCAGGTGGTCGAGGAGAACGAGGCGCGCCGGTGA
- the hemB gene encoding porphobilinogen synthase, giving the protein MSFPSQRPRRLRRTPAVRRLVRETHAVPSQLVLPAFVREGISEPVAISSMPGVRQHTIDSLRRAAVEAAEAGVGGIMLFGVPAVRDAVGSGADDPEGILNVAAAALAAEVGDALVVQTDLCLDEFTDHGHCGVLTAGGAVDNDATLERYAAMGVAQARAGSALLGLSGMMDGQVEAVREALDAEGFIDTIVLAYSAKYAGAFYGPFREAVDSQLKGDRRTYQMDPGNAREGLREALLDVEEGADIVMVKPALPYLDVLADVRAAVDVPVWAYQVSGEYAMVEAASANGWIDRRGAIEESLLAIRRAGADAILTYWAVEAARWLTSGR; this is encoded by the coding sequence GTGAGCTTCCCCTCCCAGAGGCCGCGCCGGCTTCGCCGGACTCCCGCGGTCCGCAGGCTCGTGCGCGAGACGCACGCGGTCCCGTCGCAGCTCGTGCTGCCGGCGTTCGTGCGCGAGGGGATCTCGGAGCCCGTCGCGATCTCGTCGATGCCCGGCGTCCGGCAGCACACGATCGACTCGCTGCGCCGCGCCGCGGTCGAGGCCGCGGAGGCGGGCGTCGGCGGCATCATGCTGTTCGGCGTGCCCGCCGTCCGCGACGCCGTCGGCTCGGGCGCGGACGACCCGGAGGGCATCCTCAACGTCGCCGCCGCGGCGCTCGCGGCCGAGGTCGGGGACGCGCTCGTCGTGCAGACCGATCTGTGCCTCGACGAGTTCACCGACCACGGCCACTGCGGCGTGCTGACCGCCGGGGGCGCCGTCGACAACGACGCCACCCTCGAGCGCTACGCCGCGATGGGCGTCGCCCAGGCCCGGGCGGGCTCCGCCCTGCTCGGGCTCTCGGGCATGATGGACGGCCAGGTCGAGGCCGTGCGCGAGGCCCTCGACGCGGAGGGCTTCATCGACACGATCGTCCTCGCGTACTCCGCGAAGTACGCCGGGGCGTTCTACGGGCCCTTCCGCGAGGCGGTCGACTCGCAGCTGAAGGGCGATCGCCGAACCTATCAGATGGATCCCGGCAATGCGCGCGAAGGCCTCCGGGAGGCGCTGCTGGACGTCGAGGAGGGCGCCGACATCGTGATGGTGAAGCCGGCCCTGCCGTACCTCGACGTGCTCGCCGACGTGCGCGCCGCCGTCGACGTCCCCGTCTGGGCGTACCAGGTGTCGGGGGAGTACGCGATGGTCGAGGCGGCGAGCGCGAACGGCTGGATCGATCGCCGGGGCGCGATCGAGGAGTCGCTGCTGGCCATCCGGCGTGCCGGGGCCGACGCGATCCTCACGTACTGGGCCGTCGAGGCCGCCCGCTGGCTGACGTCCGGCCGCTGA
- the hemL gene encoding glutamate-1-semialdehyde 2,1-aminomutase: protein MTDRNDVLFEHARDVIPGGVNSPVRAYGSVGGTPRFLASARGAYVTDAAGREYVDLVASWGPALLGHAHPEVVGAVQEAASHGLSFGAPTEGEVELADLIAGRVRAGGLRPVEQVRLVSTGTEATMTAIRLARGVTGRDLLVKFDGNYHGHSDGLLAAAGSGVATLALPGTAGVPAAVAAQTLVAPYGDLDAVRQVFAARGGEIAAVIVEAAPANMGVVRPAPGYNAALAQIAHEAGALLILDEVLTGFRVHPAGYWGLQVEAGEAFEPDIITFGKVVGGGMPLAALGGKRSVMDRLAPVGPVYQAGTLSGNPLSVAAGIATLRLATPEVYAAVDAAASTVADALSAALSAEGVVHAVPRAGNLFGLAFLPEAPADYATAKTQEAFRYTPFFHALLDAGVSLPPSVFEAWFLTAAHDEEAIGRIVEALPAAARAAAAASA from the coding sequence ATGACCGACCGCAACGACGTCCTGTTCGAGCATGCCCGCGACGTGATCCCCGGAGGGGTGAACTCGCCCGTGCGTGCGTACGGATCGGTGGGCGGCACGCCGCGCTTCCTCGCCTCGGCGCGGGGCGCGTACGTGACGGATGCCGCGGGCCGGGAGTACGTCGACCTCGTCGCGTCGTGGGGCCCGGCTCTCCTCGGCCACGCCCATCCCGAGGTCGTGGGCGCCGTGCAGGAGGCGGCGTCCCACGGGCTGTCGTTCGGCGCCCCGACGGAGGGCGAGGTCGAGCTGGCCGACCTCATCGCCGGCCGCGTGCGGGCCGGAGGGCTGCGGCCGGTCGAGCAGGTGCGCCTCGTCTCGACCGGCACCGAGGCGACGATGACGGCCATCCGCCTCGCGCGCGGCGTCACCGGCCGCGACCTGCTCGTGAAGTTCGACGGCAACTACCACGGCCACTCCGACGGGCTGCTGGCCGCCGCGGGCTCCGGCGTCGCGACCCTCGCGCTCCCGGGAACGGCCGGGGTCCCCGCGGCCGTCGCCGCGCAGACCCTCGTCGCGCCGTACGGAGACCTCGACGCCGTACGGCAGGTCTTCGCGGCGCGCGGCGGCGAGATCGCCGCCGTGATCGTCGAGGCGGCGCCCGCCAACATGGGCGTCGTGCGGCCCGCCCCCGGCTACAACGCCGCGCTCGCGCAGATCGCGCACGAGGCCGGCGCCCTGCTCATCCTCGACGAGGTGCTCACGGGGTTCCGCGTGCATCCTGCCGGGTACTGGGGGCTCCAGGTCGAGGCCGGAGAGGCATTCGAGCCCGACATCATCACGTTCGGCAAGGTCGTGGGCGGCGGGATGCCGCTGGCAGCGCTCGGCGGCAAGCGCTCCGTGATGGACCGGCTCGCGCCCGTCGGCCCCGTCTACCAGGCGGGGACGCTGTCGGGGAACCCGCTGTCGGTGGCCGCGGGCATCGCGACGCTGAGGCTCGCGACGCCCGAGGTGTATGCCGCGGTGGACGCGGCCGCATCGACCGTGGCCGATGCGCTGTCGGCCGCGCTGTCAGCGGAGGGCGTCGTGCACGCCGTGCCGCGGGCGGGCAACCTCTTCGGGCTCGCGTTCCTGCCGGAGGCGCCGGCCGACTACGCGACCGCGAAGACGCAGGAGGCGTTCCGCTACACGCCGTTCTTCCACGCCCTGCTCGATGCGGGCGTCTCGCTCCCGCCGAGCGTGTTCGAGGCGTGGTTCCTCACCGCCGCGCACGACGAGGAGGCGATCGGTCGGATCGTCGAGGCGTTGCCGGCGGCGGCGCGAGCGGCGGCAGCCGCCTCCGCGTAG
- a CDS encoding AraC family transcriptional regulator, giving the protein MDTLTEVLDHIRSAGALLGQNLMSPPWSIRVDECASMTLVTMLRGDGWVVPDGASPVRLRTGDIAILTGPRPFGVTSDPGERIPPLYVLTEAGTCTDGAGNVLPDESILLGVRTCGTHLEAEHALLTGSFAATGRVADRLLNALPRLLVVPRERQRSAPLELLESEIGRDEPGQQAVLDRLLDLVLVGTLRDWFALPDASVPGWYRAAADPIVGPSLGAIHAEPARAWTVGSLAREARVSRATFARRFTDLMGEPPISYLTGWRLCLAADLLERSDDTVESIARQVGYSSAYALSTAFLREYDVRPGKHRAESAERIA; this is encoded by the coding sequence ATGGACACGTTGACCGAGGTGCTCGACCACATCCGCTCGGCGGGGGCGCTGCTCGGTCAGAACCTGATGTCGCCGCCGTGGTCGATCCGGGTGGACGAGTGCGCGTCGATGACGCTCGTGACCATGCTGCGCGGCGACGGATGGGTCGTCCCCGACGGCGCTTCGCCGGTCCGGCTGCGGACCGGCGACATCGCGATCCTCACAGGACCACGGCCGTTCGGCGTCACGAGCGACCCGGGTGAGCGGATCCCGCCGCTCTACGTCCTCACCGAGGCGGGCACCTGCACCGACGGGGCCGGCAACGTCCTCCCCGACGAGAGCATCCTCCTGGGCGTGCGGACGTGCGGCACGCATCTGGAGGCCGAGCACGCGCTGCTCACCGGCTCCTTCGCCGCGACGGGCCGGGTCGCCGACCGCCTTCTGAACGCGCTCCCGCGCCTCCTCGTCGTCCCCCGCGAGCGGCAGCGGTCGGCTCCCCTCGAGCTCCTCGAATCGGAGATCGGCCGCGACGAGCCGGGGCAGCAGGCGGTGCTCGACCGACTCCTGGACCTCGTGCTCGTCGGCACCCTGCGCGACTGGTTCGCGCTCCCCGACGCGTCCGTGCCGGGCTGGTACCGGGCCGCGGCCGACCCGATCGTGGGGCCCTCCCTCGGGGCCATCCACGCCGAGCCGGCACGGGCGTGGACCGTCGGATCCCTCGCACGCGAAGCGCGGGTGTCGCGTGCGACGTTCGCGCGCAGATTCACGGACCTGATGGGCGAGCCGCCCATCTCCTACCTCACGGGGTGGCGCCTGTGCCTGGCCGCCGACCTCCTGGAGCGCAGCGACGACACCGTCGAGTCCATCGCCCGGCAGGTCGGCTACTCCAGCGCCTATGCGCTGAGCACGGCCTTCCTGAGGGAGTACGACGTCCGCCCCGGCAAGCACCGGGCGGAATCGGCCGAACGCATCGCGTAG
- a CDS encoding NAD(P)H-dependent oxidoreductase gives MTISHPSRPGTALWVYAHPRRGSFNDRLFRAGTEALSRRYEVATSDLYAQGFDPVLGDRDLGRPAGRPGNIADLAGEAYARGELAPEVREEQSKLAAAELLVLQFPLWWYGVPAILKGWFDRVLTAGFAYGDLDPELGVPRRYGDGGLFGRRALVVVTAGEDDRSIGRRGISGDIDSLLFPLTHGTLWYVGIEALGLHVVHDADTLGAEGVDREIARLRDRLDGLDAEPARPFRRLRDGDYRDTRALREDLLPGRTDFGIHLAGDDRLGAAR, from the coding sequence ATGACCATCTCCCATCCGTCCAGGCCCGGGACCGCTCTGTGGGTGTACGCGCATCCACGCCGCGGCTCGTTCAACGACCGCCTCTTCCGGGCCGGGACGGAGGCGCTGTCGCGGCGATACGAGGTGGCGACATCCGATCTGTACGCCCAGGGCTTCGACCCCGTGCTCGGCGACCGCGATCTCGGACGGCCCGCGGGGCGGCCGGGGAACATCGCAGACCTCGCGGGGGAGGCGTATGCGCGCGGCGAACTCGCCCCCGAGGTGCGCGAGGAGCAGTCCAAGCTCGCGGCGGCGGAGCTGCTCGTCCTGCAGTTCCCCCTGTGGTGGTACGGGGTGCCGGCGATCCTCAAGGGCTGGTTCGACCGGGTGCTGACCGCCGGATTCGCCTACGGCGACCTCGATCCCGAGCTCGGCGTGCCCCGCCGGTACGGCGACGGCGGTCTGTTCGGACGCCGGGCGCTCGTCGTCGTGACCGCCGGCGAGGACGACCGTTCCATCGGGCGGCGCGGGATCAGCGGCGACATCGACTCCCTGCTCTTCCCCCTCACCCACGGAACCCTCTGGTACGTCGGGATCGAGGCGCTCGGCCTGCACGTGGTCCACGACGCCGACACGCTGGGGGCCGAGGGCGTCGACCGGGAGATCGCGCGCCTACGCGACAGGCTCGACGGCCTCGACGCCGAGCCCGCCCGTCCCTTCCGGCGTCTGCGGGACGGCGACTACCGCGACACGCGTGCGCTGCGCGAGGACCTCCTGCCGGGCCGCACCGACTTCGGCATCCATCTGGCCGGTGACGATCGGCTCGGCGCCGCTCGCTGA
- a CDS encoding Rossmann-fold NAD(P)-binding domain-containing protein, which yields MRRVLVLGGTGWLGREVARAARDGGAEVVCLARGESGAVPDGVELIRANRRAPGAYDEVAGDWDDVIEFAYEPELVGPALDALAERAAHWTLISSVSVYADNATPHADETADVVVPQDLSQYPDAKAAAEQATASRLADRLLIARPGLIVGPGDPSDRFGYWPARLRRGGRVLHPTVAGRFVQVIDVADLARWTAHAGGNRVTGTVDAVGAIHTMADFFSATRASVGFDGELVSADDDALLAEDVRYWAGPRSLPLWLPRTDAGFAQRDGSAFLRSGGSLRPLTDTLSRVLADEVDRGIERARRSGLTSAEEDAVLQRLL from the coding sequence ATGAGGCGTGTGCTCGTGCTGGGCGGGACCGGATGGCTGGGTCGAGAGGTGGCGCGGGCTGCCCGCGACGGCGGGGCCGAGGTCGTCTGCCTCGCACGCGGAGAATCCGGCGCCGTACCGGACGGCGTCGAGCTGATCCGCGCGAACCGCCGGGCGCCGGGCGCGTACGACGAGGTCGCGGGCGACTGGGACGACGTGATCGAGTTCGCCTACGAGCCGGAGCTCGTCGGGCCGGCGCTCGATGCCCTCGCCGAGCGCGCGGCGCACTGGACGCTGATCTCCAGCGTCTCCGTCTACGCGGACAACGCCACGCCGCACGCCGACGAGACGGCGGATGTGGTCGTCCCGCAGGATCTTTCCCAGTACCCGGATGCGAAAGCCGCGGCCGAGCAGGCGACCGCGTCCCGCCTGGCGGACCGTCTGCTGATCGCGCGCCCCGGCCTGATCGTCGGCCCGGGCGATCCCAGCGACCGGTTCGGCTACTGGCCGGCGCGACTGCGCCGCGGCGGACGAGTCCTGCACCCGACCGTCGCGGGCCGTTTCGTGCAGGTCATCGACGTCGCCGATCTCGCGCGGTGGACCGCGCATGCAGGAGGGAACCGGGTCACGGGCACCGTCGACGCGGTCGGAGCGATCCACACGATGGCGGACTTCTTCAGCGCGACGCGTGCATCCGTGGGGTTCGATGGGGAGCTGGTGAGCGCCGACGACGACGCGCTGCTCGCCGAGGACGTCCGCTACTGGGCAGGGCCTCGCTCGCTTCCGCTGTGGCTCCCCCGGACGGATGCCGGCTTCGCGCAGCGGGACGGGAGCGCATTCCTCCGGTCGGGCGGTTCGCTGCGCCCGCTCACGGACACCCTGTCGCGAGTCCTCGCGGACGAGGTCGACCGCGGCATCGAGAGAGCACGACGCTCGGGTCTCACCTCCGCCGAGGAAGATGCCGTGCTGCAGAGGCTTCTCTAG
- the cofC gene encoding 2-phospho-L-lactate guanylyltransferase — protein MSGGAHGPAARESVHGTAARGRARGGGGGTTTGTGGWRVVVPVKPAAVGKSRLAVDGVDRTALARAVALDTIEAAARASRVTEVIVVTADETLRDELRGWPEGAAPEGPDARMPEIPRAPDDSGRRDPAFAGSPALGTGRAPVRVVREAEPAGLDAAVRAGLAAVPADRPRAVLLGDLPALRPSDLDAALVLAGIVDRGLVPDAEGTGTTLVTARASIPLSPAFGTDSAARHRAAGHVDLDVGASSTLRRDVDTAAQLAAALALGAGPRTAALLG, from the coding sequence GTGAGCGGAGGTGCGCACGGGCCGGCGGCGCGCGAGTCGGTGCACGGGACGGCGGCGCGAGGCCGTGCCCGCGGCGGCGGCGGCGGGACGACGACGGGCACGGGCGGATGGCGCGTCGTCGTCCCCGTGAAGCCCGCGGCGGTCGGCAAGTCGCGGCTCGCGGTCGACGGCGTCGACAGGACGGCGCTGGCCCGCGCCGTCGCGCTCGACACGATCGAGGCGGCCGCCCGGGCGTCCCGGGTCACCGAGGTGATCGTCGTCACGGCGGACGAGACGCTTCGCGACGAGCTGCGCGGATGGCCGGAGGGCGCGGCGCCGGAGGGTCCTGATGCCCGGATGCCGGAGATCCCGCGAGCGCCGGACGATTCCGGCCGACGCGACCCGGCGTTCGCGGGATCTCCGGCCCTGGGGACCGGGCGGGCGCCTGTCCGCGTCGTCCGGGAGGCCGAGCCCGCGGGTCTGGACGCCGCCGTCCGCGCGGGTCTCGCCGCCGTCCCGGCCGATCGCCCGCGCGCCGTGCTGCTCGGCGACCTGCCCGCGCTGCGGCCATCCGACCTCGACGCGGCGCTCGTGCTCGCCGGCATCGTCGATCGCGGCCTCGTGCCCGACGCCGAGGGCACGGGGACGACCCTCGTCACCGCGCGCGCGTCCATCCCGCTCTCCCCTGCCTTCGGCACGGACTCCGCGGCTCGCCATCGCGCGGCCGGGCACGTCGATCTCGACGTCGGCGCGTCCTCCACCCTGCGGCGGGATGTCGACACGGCCGCGCAGCTCGCCGCCGCGCTCGCCCTCGGCGCCGGGCCGCGGACGGCGGCACTGCTCGGCTGA
- the fgd gene encoding glucose-6-phosphate dehydrogenase (coenzyme-F420), which yields MTIPFRFGYKASSEQFGPRELLDLAVLAEEAGFDSVFLSDHLQPWMHDGGHAPAALPWLGAAAERTERVLLGTSVLTPTFRYHPGVVAQAFGTLGALHPGRIILGVGTGEALNEVTLGLEWPEPPERFQRMKEAIVLIRRLWTEDRVTYDGTYYSVKNATIYDRPDELVPIYIGASGPAATRLAGRIGDGWITTSGKDPGLYTDKLLPAFDDGLAKADRARSDVDTLIEVKVSFRPDIEKARENTRFWAPLALTPEEKTGVDDPLEMQRLAEELPIERAASRFIVSDDVDEHIAAIERYIELGFRHLVFHDPGHDQETFLRLYGEEVLPRLRAKHGA from the coding sequence ATGACCATCCCCTTCCGTTTCGGGTACAAGGCGTCGTCCGAGCAGTTCGGCCCGCGCGAGCTGCTCGACCTGGCCGTCCTCGCCGAGGAGGCGGGCTTCGACTCGGTCTTCCTGAGCGACCACCTGCAGCCCTGGATGCACGACGGCGGCCACGCCCCCGCGGCCCTCCCGTGGCTCGGCGCCGCCGCCGAGCGGACCGAGCGCGTCCTGCTGGGGACCTCGGTCCTCACCCCGACGTTCCGCTACCACCCCGGCGTCGTCGCGCAGGCGTTCGGCACGCTCGGCGCGCTGCACCCCGGGCGGATCATCCTCGGCGTGGGGACGGGCGAGGCGCTCAACGAGGTGACGCTCGGCCTCGAATGGCCGGAGCCGCCCGAGCGCTTCCAGCGCATGAAGGAGGCGATCGTCCTCATCCGGAGGCTCTGGACCGAGGACCGCGTCACCTATGACGGCACCTACTACTCCGTGAAGAACGCGACGATCTACGACCGCCCCGACGAGCTCGTGCCGATCTACATCGGCGCCTCCGGCCCCGCCGCCACGCGCCTGGCCGGGCGCATCGGCGACGGCTGGATCACGACGAGCGGCAAGGACCCGGGCCTGTACACCGACAAGCTCCTGCCGGCCTTCGACGACGGGCTCGCGAAGGCCGATCGGGCGCGCTCGGATGTCGACACCCTCATCGAGGTCAAGGTGTCGTTCCGTCCCGACATCGAGAAGGCCCGCGAGAACACGCGGTTCTGGGCGCCTCTCGCGCTCACGCCCGAGGAGAAGACCGGCGTCGACGACCCGCTCGAGATGCAGCGGCTCGCCGAGGAGCTCCCGATCGAGCGCGCCGCATCCCGCTTCATCGTCTCGGACGACGTCGACGAGCACATCGCCGCGATCGAGCGGTACATCGAGCTCGGCTTCCGGCACCTCGTCTTCCACGACCCGGGGCACGACCAGGAGACGTTCCTGCGCCTCTACGGCGAAGAGGTCCTCCCGCGCCTGCGCGCGAAGCACGGCGCGTGA
- a CDS encoding flavin-containing monooxygenase, which produces MTATGTVIVGAGFAGIAAALALRAQGVDDFVILERASAVGGTWRDNTYPGVACDVPSHLYGLSAHPWPEWSHVFAPGAEIRAYLERIVRREGLERHLRLATPMLDARWDGEEWAIRTGRAHNAGIPERVAPVKRVLGPSADGIPASCADDELRASHLVLACGRLTEPRIPDLPGLESFGGPIFHSSRWDHTVDVPGRRIAVVGTGASAVQLVPALAAAGADVVLFQRTPAWIVPKRDRVYSEAERDALRDPDEAARLRERLYDDGEARFASRSGDAVAAAEAETAARAHLAAQVGDPALRDALTPSYAFGCKRVLLSDDFYPAVASGSVDLVPSALSSVSDGALVAADGSRHDADVVVLATGFASTRQPWAPLVAGAHGLTLEEHWADGMTSVGSTLVHGFPNLFVLGGPNAALGHNSAVLIVEEQAAFAAALIRDGAFVHATSEAEAAYTREIVERSAATPWVAGGCDNWYVDERSGRLTLLWPGTVAAFRERLARVRNELTDLHAAGTNPAAPALSHEGAAP; this is translated from the coding sequence ATGACGGCGACCGGCACCGTGATCGTCGGCGCGGGATTCGCCGGCATCGCCGCCGCGCTCGCGCTGCGCGCCCAGGGCGTCGACGACTTCGTCATCCTCGAACGCGCATCCGCCGTCGGCGGCACGTGGCGCGACAACACCTATCCCGGCGTCGCGTGCGACGTGCCGTCGCACCTCTACGGGCTCTCGGCCCATCCCTGGCCGGAGTGGTCGCACGTCTTCGCCCCGGGGGCGGAGATCCGTGCCTACCTCGAGCGGATCGTACGCCGGGAGGGGCTCGAACGGCACCTGCGGCTCGCGACGCCGATGCTCGACGCCCGGTGGGACGGCGAGGAGTGGGCGATCCGGACGGGCCGCGCGCACAACGCAGGGATTCCGGAACGGGTCGCCCCCGTGAAGCGCGTTCTCGGCCCGTCCGCGGACGGGATTCCTGCGTCGTGCGCGGACGACGAGCTGCGCGCCTCTCATCTCGTCCTCGCCTGCGGGCGTCTCACGGAGCCGCGGATCCCCGATCTGCCGGGCCTGGAGTCCTTCGGAGGGCCGATCTTCCACTCCTCGCGCTGGGACCACACGGTCGACGTCCCGGGCCGGCGCATCGCCGTGGTCGGCACGGGAGCGAGCGCCGTGCAGCTCGTCCCCGCGCTGGCCGCAGCGGGAGCGGACGTCGTGCTGTTCCAGCGCACGCCCGCGTGGATCGTGCCCAAGCGCGACCGCGTCTACTCCGAGGCCGAGCGGGACGCGCTCCGCGACCCCGACGAGGCGGCCCGGCTGCGCGAGAGGCTGTACGACGACGGCGAGGCGCGGTTCGCCTCGCGCTCCGGCGACGCCGTCGCGGCCGCCGAGGCCGAGACCGCGGCACGCGCCCATCTCGCCGCGCAGGTCGGCGATCCCGCGCTGCGCGACGCCCTCACCCCCTCCTACGCGTTCGGCTGCAAGCGCGTCCTGCTGAGCGACGACTTCTACCCTGCCGTGGCGTCCGGATCCGTCGACCTCGTGCCGTCCGCCCTGTCCTCGGTCTCCGACGGGGCGCTCGTCGCCGCCGACGGATCGCGCCACGACGCCGACGTCGTCGTGCTCGCGACGGGCTTCGCGTCGACCCGGCAGCCGTGGGCGCCGCTCGTCGCCGGCGCCCACGGACTCACGCTGGAGGAGCACTGGGCCGACGGGATGACCTCGGTCGGCTCGACGCTCGTGCACGGCTTCCCGAACTTGTTCGTCCTCGGCGGGCCCAACGCCGCCCTCGGCCACAACTCGGCCGTCCTCATCGTCGAGGAGCAGGCCGCGTTCGCCGCCGCGCTCATCCGGGACGGCGCCTTCGTGCATGCGACGTCGGAGGCCGAGGCGGCGTACACCCGCGAGATCGTCGAGCGCTCGGCGGCCACGCCATGGGTCGCGGGAGGCTGCGACAACTGGTACGTCGACGAGCGGAGCGGCCGTCTGACGCTGCTGTGGCCCGGGACCGTCGCCGCCTTCCGCGAGCGCCTCGCCCGCGTCCGGAACGAGCTCACCGATCTCCACGCCGCCGGAACGAATCCGGCGGCACCGGCACTGTCGCACGAAGGAGCCGCACCATGA